From the Girardinichthys multiradiatus isolate DD_20200921_A chromosome 22, DD_fGirMul_XY1, whole genome shotgun sequence genome, one window contains:
- the prokr1b gene encoding prokineticin receptor 1b: MGDSNISHLIAASAEIQDGHLDGNLDQYMDSYDLDYGIPPDEIPDTTQGQAFFVATIIIGIVLVCIMLVCGLGNFIFIATLTRYKKLRNLTNLLIANLAISDFIVAVVCCPFLVDYYVVKQLSWDHGLVLCASVNYLRTVSLYVSTNALLAIAFDRYMAIVHPLRPRMKYQTAYCLLTGVWMVPILISIPSAYFASETMYPHGGTSSTTHKVFCAQIWPVDQQAYYRSYFLFVFAVEFVGPVIVMSMCYACISRELWFKNVPGFQTDQIRKRLRCRRKTVMVLIGILTAYILCWAPYYGFTILRDFHPTLISRQKNSLVAFYIIECIAMSNSMINTFCFVSVKNNTVKYLKKIVLLRWRSTYVANKSGDEMDIRTSSMPVTEEIECIHLR, from the exons ATGGGAGACTCAAACATCAGCCACTTGATAGCAGCTTCTGCAGAGATCCAGGATGGTCACCTGGATGGCAACTTGGATCAGTATATGGACAGCTATGACCTGGACTACGGCATCCCTCCTGATGAAATTCCAGATACAACTCAGGGCCAGGCCTTCTTTGTGGCCACCATTATCATTGGCATTGTCCTTGTGTGCATCATGCTTGTATGTGGGCTGGGGAACTTCATATTTATTGCCACTCTTACACGCTACAAGAAGCTCCGCAATCTCACCAACCTGCTCATTGCTAATCTGGCGATCTCAGACTTTATTGTGGCTGTGGTTTGCTGTCCCTTTCTGGTGGACTACTATGTGGTAAAACAGCTTTCCTGGGATCATGGATTGGTGCTGTGCGCTTCTGTAAACTATCTCCGTACTGTGTCACTTTATGTGTCCACAAATGCGCTGCTGGCCATTGCGTTTGACAG GTACATGGCCATAGTACATCCTCTCAGACCTCGTATGAAGTATCAGACAGCCTACTGCCTATTAACAGGAGTCTGGATGGTTCCCATTCTGATATCAATTCCTTCAGCCTATTTTGCTTCTGAGACCATGTACCCTCATGGTGGCACCTCATCAACCACTCACAAAGTCTTCTGTGCCCAGATCTGGCCTGTAGACCAGCAGGCTTACTATCGATCctacttcctgtttgtttttgccgTGGAGTTTGTTGGCCCTGTCATCGTCATGTCAATGTGTTATGCCTGCATTTCCCGTGAACTGTGGTTCAAAAATGTCCCAGGTTTTCAGACCGACCAGATAAGGAAGAGGTTGCGTTGTCGTCGTAAAACAGTGATGGTCCTTATTGGAATTTTGACGGCCTACATCCTGTGCTGGGCACCATACTATGGATTCACTATCCTACGAGACTTCCATCCAACACTCATCTCTCGCCAGAAAAACTCATTGGTAGCTTTTTACATTATTGAGTGCATTGCCATGAGCAACAGTATGATTAATACCTTCTGTTTTGTCAGCGTCAAGAATAACACTGTGAAGTATCTGAAGAAAATAGTCCTGTTGCGCTGGAGGTCAACATATGTTGCTAATAAGAGTGGTGATGAGATGGATATAAGAACCTCATCCATGCCAGTAACTGAAGAAATTGAATGCATTCACCTACGGTGA